In Rutidosis leptorrhynchoides isolate AG116_Rl617_1_P2 chromosome 2, CSIRO_AGI_Rlap_v1, whole genome shotgun sequence, one genomic interval encodes:
- the LOC139890473 gene encoding pectinesterase-like, which yields MPTLVLLFNIFASSLLIIITATTSLDYNRAVSSSSGNDIIRSLCSTTLYPDICYSSIISSNSYATILLSREVAIGITAKKDVIEVAINKTKDTIQDNIHNIQKLIMRIKVTNKHSKIMALDDCLQMGDATLQGLDMVIQQLRDYQYPTSNKRHAHQHLISLMSTTITNKETCLDSLSYSVDDDDDDDDTASSKELIIKGQEHAGKMCSNVLAMINNITTPPDTASQNHHHHQLNGRKNLKEEEEDEDEDEVVIWPNWLSGGDARKLLGLWGVKPNVTVSANGKGDYKTVTEAVEAAPLKSDKRYVIKITAGVYKENVEIPKHKRNIMFLGDGRGNTIITGNKSYASGITTYKTATVAVIGDRFLARDITFQNTAGPSGHQAVALLVRSDLSAFYRCGMDAYQDTLYVHSNRQFYVKCFVLGTIDFIFGDATAVFQFCDIFARLPNPNQKNMVTAQGRTDGNQNTGIVIHKCKIGATSDLKAVQTNYSTYLGRPWKKYSRTVVMQSSITDVIHPEGWYPWEKGSDFALDTLYYREYRNSGSGSNTSKRVNWKGWGVIKDKNEAKSFTVAKFIDGWGWLPSTNFPFWPGL from the exons ATGCCCACActtgtattattatttaatatttttgcTTCTTCCCTACTTATTATAATTACTGCTACTACTAGTTTAGACTACAATAGAGCTGTTTCATCATCATCAGGGAATGACATAATTAGATCCTTGTGTAGCACAACCTTGTATCCAGATATATGTTACTCCTCCATCATATCCTCCAACTCATATGCAACAATATTATTGTCCCGAGAGGTAGCAATTGGTATTACTGCTAAAAAGGATGTGATTGAAGTCGCAATTAATAAAACAAAGGACACAATCCAAGACAACATCCATAACATACAGAAACTCATCATGCGAATCAAAGTCACAAACAAACACAGCAAAATAATGGCTCTTGATGACTGCTTACAGATGGGAGACGCAACATTACAAGGACTTGACATGGTCATCCAACAACTTAGAGACTACCAGTACCCAACCTCAAATAAACGTCATGCTCACCAACACCTTATATCCCTTATGAGCACCACAATCACCAATAAAGAAACCTGCTTGGACAGCCTCTCCTACtccgttgatgatgatgatgatgatgatgatacagccTCCTCTAAAGAATTAATTATCAAAGGCCAGGAGCACGCAGGAAAAATGTGTAGTAATGTGCTTGCTATGATTAACAACATTACAACACCACCTGATACtgcttcacaaaatcatcatcatcatcagttaaATGGTAGAAAGAACTTAAAAGAGGAGGAGGAGGATGAGGATGAGGATGAGGTGGTGATTTGGCCCAATTGGTTGTCTGGTGGAGATGCGAGGAAATTATTGGGGTTGTGGGGAGTGAAGCCAAATGTGACTGTGTCAGCCAATGGTAAAGGAGACTATAAGACGGTGACTGAAGCCGTGGAAGCAGCACCATTGAAAAGCGACAAGAGGTATGTCATCAAGATAACTGCAGGGGTGTACAAGGAAAATGTTGAAATTCCAAAACACAAAAGAAACATCATGTTTCTTGGAGATGGAAGAGGTAACACCATTATTACTGGAAACAAGAGCTACGCTTCCGGTATCACCACTTACAAAACTGCAACCGTAG CGGTAATTGGTGATAGATTCTTGGCACGGGATATTACATTTCAAAATACAGCAGGGCCTTCTGGACATCAAGCAGTGGCGTTACTTGTTCGCTCAGATCTATCTGCTTTCTACAGATGTGGTATGGATGCCTACCAAGATACCCTATATGTCCACTCTAACCGTCAGTTCTACGTTAAATGCTTTGTTTTGGGGACTATTGATTTTATTTTTGGGGATGCTACTGCTGTCTTCCAATTCTGTGACATATTTGCCCGTCTACCTAATCCAAACCAAAAAAATATGGTGACAGCACAAGGCAGAACAGATGGTAACCAAAACACTGGCATCGTCATTCATAAATGCAAAATTGGTGCCACCTCTGATCTTAAAGCAGTTCAAACTAATTATTCGACCTATCTAGGAAGGCCTTGGAAGAAGTATTCAAGAACTGTGGTGATGCAATCATCAATCACTGACGTCATACACCCTGAAGGATGGTACCCATGGGAAAAGGGGAGTGATTTTGCATTGGACACTTTGTATTATAGAGAGTACAGAAACAGCGGGTCTGGGTCTAATACATCAAAGAGGGTCAATTGGAAAGGCTGGGGTGTCATCAAGGATAAGAATGAGGCCAAATCCTTTACGGTTGCAAAATTTATCGATGGTTGGGGGTGGTTGCCGTCAACCAACTTCCCTTTCTGGCCTGGTTTGTAA
- the LOC139894215 gene encoding uncharacterized protein — protein MVEVKVWSGESKDLTRIERIGAHSHIRGLGLDSSLEPRAISEGMVGQTTARKAAGVIVQMVKVGKIAGRAVLLAGQPGTGKTAIAMGMAKSIGLETPFAMIAGSELFSLEMSKTEALMQAFRKAIGVRIKEETEVIEGEVVEIQIDRPAAAAAAAAAAAASRTGKLTLKTTEMETVYDLGAKMIEALGKDKVQSGDVIAIDKASGKITKLGRSFSRSRDYDAMGPNTKFVQCPDGELQKRKEVVHCVTLHEIDVINSRTQGFLALFTGDTGEIRAEVREQIDTKVAEWREEGKAEIVPGVLFIDEVHMLDIECFSFLNRALENDMAPILVVATNRGITTIRGTNYKSPHGIPIDFLDRLLIISTQPYTEDDIRKILDIRCQEEDVDVSEDAKVLLTKIGVDTSLRYAINLITSAALACQKRKGKVVEMEDVSRVYELFWDVKRSTQYLIEYQSQYMFNEATTGEEDDDVNMMVV, from the exons ATGGTGGAGGTAAAAGTATGGTCAGGAGAAAGCAAAGATCTAACACGAATTGAGCGAATTGGCGCTCATTCTCACATTCGTGGCCTAGGGCTTGACTCATCCCTTGAACCACGCGCTATATCTGAAGGCATGGTTGGTCAAACGACCGCCCGTAAAGCAGCCGGAGTGATCGTCCAGATGGTCAAAGTTGGTAAGATTGCCGGTCGAGCCGTTCTCCTGGCGGGTCAGCCCGGAACAGGGAAAACAGCGATTGCAATGGGAATGGCCAAATCAATTGGATTGGAAACCCCTTTTGCTATGATTGCAGGTAGTGAACTCTTCTCTCTTGAGATGTCTAAAACAGAGGCTCTTATGCAGGCTTTCAGGAAGGCCATTGGTGTCAGGATTAAAGAGGAAACTGAAGTCATTGAAGGTGAAGTTGTTGAAATCCAAATCGATCGTCCTGCGGCTGCAGCTGCTGCTGCTGCCGCTGCCGCTGCATCGAGAACAGGGAAGCTGACTCTCAAGACAACTGAAATGGAGACTGTGTATGATTTAGGGGCAAAGATGATTGAGGCTTTAGGGAAGGATAAAGTTCAGAGTGGTGATGTCATTGCTATTGATAAGGCTTCTGGGAAAATTACAAAACTTGGGAGATCTTTTTCTAGGTCTAGAGATTATGACGCCATGGGACCAAATACTAAGTTTGTGCAGTGTCCTGATGGAGAATTGCAGAAGAGGAAAGAAGTCGTGCATTGTGTTACACTTCATGAAATCGATGTTATCAATAGCAG AACACAGGGGTTTCTTGCTCTTTTCACAGGTGACACTGGAGAAATACGAGCTGAGGTGAGGGAGCAGATTGACACCAAGGTCGCAGAGTGGCGAGAGGAAGGAAAGGCAGAGATTGTCCCTGGTGTTCTTTTCATAGACGAAGTCCACATGCTTGACATCGAGTGTTTTTCATTCTTAAATCGTGCATTAGAAAATGACATGGCACCGATACTAGTTGTTGCCACCAACCGAGGAATAACAACTATTCGAGGCACAAACTACAAATCTCCACACGGTATTCCAATCGATTTCTTGGATCGCCTTCTCATCATCTCTACACAACCTTACACAGAAGACGATATTCGTAAGATTCTTGATATACGGTGTCAAGAGGAAGATGTGGATGTATCTGAAGATGCAAAGGTCTTGTTGACCAAAATTGGGGTTGACACATCTTTGAGATATGCCATAAACCTGATAACCTCAGCTGCTTTGGCTTGCCAAAAGAGGAAAGGGAAGGTTGTGGAGATGGAAGACGTGAGTCGAGTTTATGAGCTGTTCTGGGATGTGAAGAGATCGACACAGTACTTGATTGAGTATCAGAGCCAGTACATGTTCAATGAGGCGACAACGGGGGAGGAAGATGATGATGTCAACATGATGGTTGTTTGA